One genomic window of Sebastes umbrosus isolate fSebUmb1 chromosome 15, fSebUmb1.pri, whole genome shotgun sequence includes the following:
- the elmo1 gene encoding engulfment and cell motility protein 1 isoform X5, producing MQVVREQIMRALTLKPNSLDQFKSRLQNLSYTEILKIRQSERMNQEDFQSRPILELREKIQPEIMELIKQQRLNRLCEGTCFRKISSRRRQDKFWYCRLSPNHKVLHYGDLEESPQGEVPHDSLQDKLPVADIKAVITGKDCPHMKEKGALKQNKEVLELAFSVLYESDEYLNFIAPDKHEYCVWTDGLNALLGKEMTSDYTKSDMDTLLSMEMKLRLLDLENIQIPEAPPPIPKEPSNYDFVYDCN from the exons ATGCAGGTGGTGAGGGAGCAGATCATGCGAGCGCTGACTCTCAAGCCTAATTCCCTGGACCAGTTCAAGAGTCGCCTGCAGAACCTGAGCTACACAGAGATCCTGAAGATACGCCAGTCCGAAAGGATGAATCAGGAAGACTTCCAGTCCCGCCCCATCCT GGAGCTGAGAGAGAAGATCCAGCCCGAGATCATGGAGTTGATCAAACAGCAACGGCTCAACAGGTTGTGTGAAGGAACCTGCTTCAGGAAAATCAGTAGTCGCAGGAGGCAAG ataagTTTTGGTATTGCCGTCTGTCTCCGAACCATAAAGTCCTGCACTATGGAGATTTGGAAGAGAGCCCTCAGGGTGAAGTGCCCCACGACTCTTTGCAGGACAAAC TGCCTGTGGCTGATATCAAAGCTGTTATCACCGGCAAAGACTGTCCTCATATGAAGGAGAAGGGAGCCCTGAAGCAAAacaag GAGGTGTTAGAGCTGGCCTTCTCTGTCCTCTATGAGTCGGACGAGTATTTAAACTTTATTGCTCCTGACAAGCATGAG TACTGCGTGTGGACAGACGGCCTAAACGCCCTCCTGGGTAAGGAGATGACCAGCGACTACACCAAATCGGACATGGACACCCTGCTCTCCATGGAGATGAAGCTCCGCCTCTTGGATCTAGAGAACATCCAGATCCCCGAGGCCCCGCCCCCGATTCCCAAAGAACCTAGCAACTATGACTTTGTTTACGACTGTAACTAG